In Rana temporaria chromosome 3, aRanTem1.1, whole genome shotgun sequence, a single window of DNA contains:
- the CCNG1 gene encoding cyclin-G1, which yields MIDTLVTSEAQDLLHQLNSLLEQELKCQPKACGLRLIETTHDNGLRMTARLRDFEVKDLLSLTQFFGFNTETFSLSVNLLDRFLAKMKVQPKHLGCVGLTCFYLAVKATEEERNVPLATDLIRISQYKFSVFDMMRMEKIVLEKLSWKVKSTTALNLLHLYHSLMYENLPSERQRLFTLERLETNLKACHCKIGFSKAKPSVLALSILAFEVQEQKLHELTDVMESLQKHSKISGRDLFCWKEFVSKCLAEYASSKCSKPNVQKLKWIVSGRTARQLKHSCYRIAHLPTIPETGF from the exons ATGATTGACACGCTTGTAACATCAGAAGCTCAGGACCTTCTTCACCAGCTGAACTCGCTCTTGGAACAGGAGCTGAAATGCCAGCCGAAAGCTTGTGGTTTGCGGCTGATTGAAACGACGCATGACAATGGCCTCCGGATGACTGCCAGACTTCGTGACTTTGAAGTGAAAGATTTACTTAGCTTAACTCAGTTCTTTGGTTTCAATACAGAGACCTTCTCCTTATCTGTGAACCTTCTGGACCGCTTTTTAGCTAAAATGAAG GTGCAGCCAAAACATCTAGGCTGTGTTGGCCTCACCTGCTTCTATCTAGCTGTAAAAGCCACGGAAGAGGAGAGAAATGTTCCCCTGGCAACAGATTTAATCAGAATAAGCCAGTATAAGTTCAGTGTGTTTGACATGATGCGGATGGAGAAGATTGTGTTAGAAAAGCTGAGCTGGAAAGTGAAATCTACAACTGCATTAAACCTGTTACACCTATACCATTCCCTCATGTATGAGAACCTGCCTAGTGAAAG GCAAAGGCTATTTACATTAGAGAGACTTGAAACAAATCTGAAAGCCTGTCATTGTAAGATCGGATTCTCCAAAGCAAAG CCCTCTGTGTTGGCCTTGTCAATTTTGGCTTTTGAAGTTCAAGAACAGAAGTTGCATGAACTGACAGATGTGATGGAGTCTCTACAGAAACATTCCAAG ATCAGCGGCAGAGACTTATTTTGTTGGAAAGAATTTGTATCAAAGTGCCTTGCAGAGTATGCTTCAAGCAAATGTTCAAAGCCAAATGTACAAAAGCTAAAATGGATTGTATCGGGTCGCACAGCAAGACAGCTGAAGCACAGTTGTTACAGGATAGCACATTTACCCACAATTCCAGAAACTGGCTTTTGA